One genomic window of Cryptococcus neoformans var. neoformans JEC21 chromosome 13 sequence includes the following:
- a CDS encoding delayed-type hypersensitivity antigen - related, which translates to MYSSAIMTFLFGALLSLPGIYANSPWLGCVLTTAATAVGSVSSRQSSSSVCSTYCAGRSYPYAYYVGGILLGNNCYCGSEANIISPVNYAAPSTSLTTSCLPILQAGVFDTSSTFSYTGCYAPSGLLSGLINTVTGVLGTTVSSPRACFQMCADTPAAYYTPYLLGLSTLTPRYGCVCGDETVVSGVPTLCGLGQFYAYSHSAAAAASSLPRRKRAHERILAGKRSEVIKERNWDCPTGMQACNIDGVANSWECIDPTTELESCGGCRYGDYSASANSSEPTGVDCTALPGVLRGSVTCSDSKCEAFACKRGWTLRDGECVKTFTFQL; encoded by the exons ATGTACTCTTCCGCCATCATGACTTTCCTGTTCGGcgctctcctctctctcccagGCATCTACGCCAACTCACCTTGGCTTGGTTGCGTCCTTACAACCGCAGCGACCGCTGTTGGCAGTGTGAGCTCCCGACAGAGTTCAAGTAGCGTGTGCTCA ACATACTGTGCCGGACGAAGCTACCCTTACGCATATTATGTCGGCGGCATCCTTCTTGGTAACAACTGCTACTGTGGTAGTGAAGCCAACATCATTAGCCCTGTCAACTATGCCGCGCCCAGCACTTCCCTCACCACTAGTTGTCTTCCTATCCTTCAAGCTGGT GTCTTTGacacttcttccaccttctcctaCACCGGCTGCTATGCCCCATCTGGTCTGCTTTCCGGCTTGATCAACACTGTTACCGGTGTTCTCGGCACCACTGTCTCGTCTCCCCGAGCTTGTTTTCAGATGTGTGCCGATACCCCGGCGGCTTACTATACCCCCTATCTCTTGGGACTTTCAACGCTCACTCCTCGTTACGGATGTGTTTGCGGTGACGAGACTGTCGTCTCTGGTGTTCCTACCCTCTGTGGTCTCGGCCAGTTCTATGCTTATAGCCACTCTGCTGCGGCGGCTGCTAGTTCCCTTCCCAGGAGGAAGCGAGCTCATGAGAGAATCCTTGCTGGAAAGAGGTCTGAGGTGATTAAGGAGAGGAATTGGGACTGCCCTACCGGTATGCAAGCCTGTAACATTGACGGGGTGGCTAACTCTTGGGAA TGCATTGACCCTACTACGGAACTTGAATCATGCGGCGGCTGTCGTTACGGTGATTACAGTGCCAGTGCTAATTCCTCCGAGCCCACGGGTGTTGA CTGCACTGCCCTTCCCGGTGTACTACGAGGTTCCGTAACTTGTTCTGACAGCAAATGTGAGGCCTTCGCGTGTAAGCGCGGATGGACTCTTCGTGACGGAGAATGCGTCAAAACCTTTACGTTCCAGTTGTAA
- a CDS encoding DNA polymerase processivity factor, putative, with protein MLEARVKQAVVLKKLLDAIKELVSDGNLDCTEEGISLQAMDNSHIALVALKLEASEFDEYRCDRNMPLGVNLASLTKILKCAKDTDVVTLKASDDADALNLIFESPKEDRVGEYEMKLMDIDQEHLGIPDTQYDATVSMSSAEFARICRDLAVLGESVKIECSKEGVTFSADGEVGKGSVLLRQNAGQDRSRVKDENEMDEDGKLDIKPKTKREARRDPDEDDEDGQRSDVDVKPDIEGEDELQDEEEQEGEEQPKKRKAAGKKDKANKRAKKEDVEDPGVSIILERQVSLTFSLKYLTNFAKSAPLAREVTLHMSNDVPLLVQFEFEQGTLQFFLAPKIADE; from the exons ATGCTTGAAGCACGCGTAAAACAAGCTGTAGTCCTCAAGAAACTCTTGGATG CTATCAAGGAACTTGTCTCTGATGGTAATCTCGATTGTACTGAGGAAGGTATC TCTCTTCAAGCCATGGACAATTCCCATATCGCTTTGGTCGCCCTAAAGCTTGAAGCTTCCGAATTTGATGAATACAGATGCGACCGAAACATGCCACTCGGTGTCAAT CTTGCCTCTTTGACCAAGATTCTCAAATGTGCTAAAGATACTGATGTTGTCACACTTAAGGCTTCTGACGATGCCGATGCACTCAACCTTATATTTGAATCTCCTA AGGAGGATCGTGTTGGCGAGTACGAAATGAAGCTAATGGACATCGATCAAGAACACCTTGGCATCCCCGACACTCAATACGATGCCACCGTTTCCATGTCCTCTGCTGAATTTGCTCGCATCTGCCGCGATCTCGCTGTCCTCGGCGAGTCAGTCAAAATCGAATGCTCCAAGGAGGGTGTCACCTTCTCCGCAGACGGTGAAGTTGGGAAGGGTTCTGTTCTTCTCCGTCAAAATGCTGGTCAGGACAGAAGCAGAgtcaaggatgagaatgagatggatgaggatggaaagTTGGATATCAAGCCCAAAACAAAACGGGAAGCCAGACGGGACCCtgacgaggatgacgaggacggCCAGAGGTCCGACGTTGATGTGAAGCCGGATATTGAGGGCG AGGACGAACTTcaggacgaagaagagcaagaaggagaggagcagCCCAAGAAGCGAAAGGCGGCtggcaagaaggacaag GCCAATAAGCgagccaagaaggaggacgtTGAAGATCCTGGAGTATCTATCATCCTTGAACGACAAGTTTCTCTCACGTTTTCTTTAAAATACCTCACCAACTTTGCCAAATCCGCTCCTCTTGCCAGAGAAGTCACTTTGCATATGAGTAACGATGTGCCTCTTCTGGTGCAGTTTGAGTTTGAACAGGGAACATTGCAATTCTTTTTGGCGCCGAAG ATTGCGGACGAATAA
- a CDS encoding inositol/phosphatidylinositol phosphatase, putative codes for MTFNALPLHETLNLYVSPTAYIFEPASSSAGHAGIDGTIFVDEKNVRESMVVDRQTGQISLSTASHIPFGKEKVITCYGIIGILSLATTDFLLIVTSRTPSCRLLSHPIYLANDYRLLPVSPLSTSSAILEHPVEKELISLVEQGLKSSKLWFSYGWDLTNSLQRQQEIDLKLSQSGEQWPVWKRADERFFWNRFLMDKMIDVTESGEADLSRFILPIMYGSIELRSSTLNSRDLLFLLISRRSRYRAGTRYFTRGINPSGHVANFNETEQIVLYDPIPEDGEAYRRGKVEGRERLSFVQTRGSVPLFWAEVNNLRYKPDLQIMDYTETPQALKAHLDSMIKTYGHTYLVNLVNQKGHEQPVKEAFERYMSLVASSDPSIQEKAHYLYFDFHHECKGLRFDRISLLVEKLATALEDMGWYHSVNPDSSTYALFRPNSADTQVLAKQMGVVRTNCMDCLDRTNVAQAALARWVLNRQLRKVGILSVKEGVEDHEEFMIMFRNVWADHGDTVSRAYAGTGALKSDFTRTGKRSKEGLLEDGYKSVVRYIRNNFFDGDRQDGFDILTGAWIAKRGGVPPLTDTRPLIMRSMPYILAFALTMITAALTLPRTSEMSIYSFLILWFFLAFLSGSYIWGNGTSYVSWPRLNPPLEILSYSGPGHRSAVRGRGMSFAAVVPLFDRRRRNGPGAGLLGATGGIGGRNDGRPAMYKMEESELGRRKGALID; via the exons ATGACATTCAATGCTCTGCCT CTTCACGAAACCTTAAACCTCTACGTCTCTCCTACCGCTTACATTTTCGAGCCCGCTTCCTCCAGTGCTGGCCATGCGGGAATCGACGGCACCATATTTGTTGATGAGAAAAATGTAAGGGAGAGTATGGTTGTGGACCGTCAGACCGGCCAGATTAGCTTGAGTA CGGCTTCTCATATACCAtttggaaaggaaaaggttaTTACATGCTACGGTATTATTGGTATTCTCAGCCTTGCTACTA CCGATTTCCTTCTTATTGTCACTTCTCGCACTCCCTCATGtcgccttctttctcaCCCTATCTACCTCGCGAATGATTATCGACTTCTTCCTGTTTCCCCTCTGTCGACTTCTTCCGCCATTCTTGAACATCCTGTAGAGAAGGAACTCATCTCTCTTGTCGAGCAGGGTCTCAAATCCAGCAAACTCTGGTTCTCGTATGGTTGGGACCTTACCAATTCTTTGCAGAGGCAACAAGAGATCGATCTGAAGCTCTCACAGTCCGGAGAACAATGGCCAGTCTGGAAACGGGCAGATGAACGATTCTTTTGGAATAGGTTTCTCATGGACAAGATGATTGACGTGACCGAGTCCGGTGAGGCAGATCTCAGCCGATTTATCCTTCCCATAATGTACGGCTCTATCGAGCTTCGGTCATCCACTCTTAACTCTCGggatcttcttttcctacTCATCTCTCGGCGATCTCGTTACCGAGCCGGTACCAGATACTTCACTCGAGGTATCAACCCCTCTGGCCACGTCGCCAATTTCAACGAGACTGAGCAAATTGTTCTGTATGACCCTATCCcggaggatggagaagcctacagaaggggaaaggTAGAGGGTAGGGAAAGACTGAGCTTTGTGCAGACAAGAGGGAGCGTTCCGCTCTTTTGGGCAGAGGTCAACAACTTGAGATACAAGCCTGATTTGCAAATTATGGATTACACTGAGACG CCTCAAGCCCTCAAAGCGCATCTCGACAGTATGATTAAGACCTATGGCCATACATATCTTGTGAACCTTGTAAACCAAAAGGGACACGAACAACCTGTCAAGGAAGCCTTTGAGCGCTACATGTCTCTTGTCGCCTCGTCCGACCCGTCCATCCAGGAGAAAGCTCATTACCTCTACTTTGACTTTCACCACGAGTGCAAAGGTCTAAGGTTTGACCGAATTTCCCTTTTGGTCGAGAAGCTTGCGACCGCACTTGAGGATATGGGCTGGTATCATTCGGTCAACCCCGACTCTTCAACCTATGCTCTCTTCCGACCAAACTCTGCAGACACCCAGGTACTTGCTAAGCAAATGGGTGTCGTCAGAACCAACTGTATGGATTGTCTTGACAGGACCAATGTCGCACAAGCGGCTCTGGCTAGATGGGTTTTGAACCGGCAGTTAAGGAAGGTTGGGATCCTGAGCGTCAAGGAAGGTGTGGAGGACCATGAAGAGTTTATGATTATGTTCCGGAATG TGTGGGCCGATCATGGTGACACCGTCTCCCGTGCTTATGCAGGAACCGGTGCTCTTAAATCCGACTTTACTCGTACCGGTAAACGATCCAAGGAGGGTCTCCTGGAAGATGGCTACAAAAGCGTGGTGAGATACATTAGGAATAACTTCTTCGACGGCGACCGTCAG GATGGTTTTGATATTCTAACTGGAGCATGGATAGCCAAAAGGGGCGGCGTTCCTCCGTTGACTGATACAAGACCTCTTATCATGCGCTCG ATGCCGTACATACTAGCGTTTGCTCTCACTATGATTACCGCAGCTCTCACACTCCCACGAACCTCAGAGATGTCCATATattctttcctcatcctgTGGTTCTTTCTTGCATTCTTATCAGGAAGCTATATTTGGGGCAAT GGTACATCATACGTCTCCTGGCCGCGTTTGAACCCTCCTCTAGAGATTCTCTCTTACTCTGGACCGGGTCACCGCTCTGCGGTCCGCGGTCGAGGTATGTCATTCGCAGCCGTCGTGCCGTTATTCGACCGTCGACGCCGAAATGGTCCTGGAGCTGGCCTACTTGGTGCCACCGGGGGCATCGGAGGAAGGAACGATGGAAGGCCTGCAATGTATAAGATGGAGGAGTCAGAGTTGggcaggaggaagggtgcGTTGATTGATTAA
- a CDS encoding lysophospholipase, putative: MSIITTAFALSLLATTAFAVPPETPRIELQAERGLGDQSYAPWQVDCPSNVTWIRNATTGLGTGERAYIEAREKLVQPAIEQMMAARGLETPPRTPVIGVALAGGGYRAMLTGLGGIMGMMNESTEASQSETGGWLDGVSYWSGLSGGSWATGSFMSNGGQLPTTLLENLWNIDSNLVFPDDGKLSFYTNLYTETNAKSDLGFPVQITDIWGLAIGSHVLPEPYQLSNTPNLTFSSLPSVVAALGNASLPMPIIVAAEREAGELVIAENATVWEFTPYEFGSWAFGSQYKSPGAFTPIEYLGTSVDDGSPNGTCWKGFDQLSFVMGTSATLFNGAFLELNGTDSGLLTNLITAFLADLGEDQADISRIPNSFSNYNSGENPIYNLTYITLVDAGETNQNIPLEPLLVPTRDVDAIVAFDSSYDSDYIWPNGTALRTTYERAKILAEHENTRVLMPEVPSMNGFVNGGYNSRPTFFGCNDTTTPVIIYIPSYPWSFAANTSTYQLSYENNEANEMLLNGMRSLTLNHSVPTWPTCFACALTDRSFMYTSENRSTTCQECFDTWCWAGDDNTTEPANYEPVINSVPPWLIANNLSIGMADAPGSNESTAGTASSGAAKMGVGMGMVALTAGLGLML, translated from the exons ATGTCAATCATCACGACCGCTTTCGCGCTCTCACTTCTCGCCACCACTGCTTTCGCTGTTCCTCCAGAGACTCCGCGGATTGAGCTTCAGGCGGAGAGAGGTTTGGGTGATCAATCCTATGCTCCTTGGCAAGTCGATTGCCCCTCCAACGTTACTTGGATTAGAAATGCCACT ACTGGTTTAGGTACCGGCGAACGAGCCTATATTGAGGCTCGTGAAAAACTTGTCCAACCTGCGATCGAGCAGATGATGGCTGCTCGAGGGCTCGAAACTCCTCCCCGGACACCTGTCATCGGTGTCGCCTTGGCCGGTGGTGGTTACCGTGCAATGCT TACAGGGTTGGGTGGTATCATGGGCATGATGAATGAGAGTACGGAAGCGTCCCAAAGCGAGACTGGTGGTTGGCTTGACGGCGTAAGCTACTGGTCTGGTCTGAGCGGTGGAAGTTGGGCAACTGGGTCTTTCATGTCGAATGGGGGTCAGTTGCCCACAACTCTTCTTGAAAAC CTCTGGAACATCGATTCCAATCTCGTCTTTCCAGATGACGGCAAACTTTCATTCTACACTAATCTTTACACTGAGACCAACGCCAAATCAGACCTCGGTTTCCCAGTTCAAATTACTGATATTTGGGGTCTTGCCATTGGCTCCCACGTTTTACCCGAGCCTTACCAGCTCTCCAACACTCCTAATCTCACTTTTTCTAGCCTTCCCTCTGTCGTCGCTGCCTTGGGCAACGCAAGCTTGCCCATGCCCATCATTGTCGCAGCTGA ACGAGAGGCTGGAGAGCTTGTCATTGCCGAAAATGCAACTGTCTGGGAGTTTACTCCATACGAGTTTGGTTCTTGGGCTTTTGGTAGCCAATACAAGAGCCCTGGTGCTTTCACCCCTATTGAATATCTCGGTACTTCAGTGGACGATGGCTCACCTAACGGTACCTGTTGGAAGGGCTTTGACCAGTTGTC CTTTGTCATGGGAACTTCTGCGACTCTTTTCAATGGTGCCTTTCTCGAACTTAACGGCACAGACAGCGGTCTTCTTACCAATTTAATCACTGCCTTCCTTGCGGATCTGGGAGAGGACCAAGCTGATATTTCCCGTATCCCCAATAGTTTCTCCAATTACAACTCGGGGGAGAACCCCATCTACAACCTCACTTACATCACCCTCGTCGATGCCGGAGAAACCAACCAGAACATACCCCTCGAACCTTTGCTCGTTCCCACCCGTGATGTTGACGCGATTGTGGCATTTGACTCTTCCTACGATTCTGACTATATTTGGCCAAACGGCACTGCTTTGAGGACTACCTACGAGCGAGCCAAGATTTTAGCTGAGCACGAGAACACAAGGGTGTTAATGCCCGAGGTCCCTAGCATGAACGGCTTTGTCAATGGTGGTTACAACTCAAGGCCTACTTTCTTTGGCTGTAACGATACCACCACTCCTGTGATCATCTACATACCTTCTTACCCATGGAGCTTTGCTGCCAATACTTCTACT TACCAACTTTCGTACGAGAATAATGAAGCCAACGAAATGTTGCTCAACGGTATGCGCTCTCTCACTCTCAACCACTCTGTCCCCACCTGGCCCACTTGCTTTGCTTGTGCTCTTACCGACCGCTCCTTCATGTACACCTCCGAGAACCGATCCACCACCTGTCAAGAGTGTTTTGACACTTGGTGTTGGGCTGGTGACGACAACACCACCGAGCCTGCGAATTATGAGCCTGTAATCAACAGTGTTCCGCCCTGGTTGATCGCCAACAACCTGAGTATCGGCATGGCCGATGCTCCTGGGAGCAACGAATCCACTGCTGGCACAGCGTCCAGTGGTGCAGCGAAGATGGGTGTGGGCATGGGTATGGTCGCTCTCACTGCTGGTTTGGGCTTGATGCTTTAG